A window of Parasynechococcus marenigrum WH 8102 contains these coding sequences:
- a CDS encoding heavy metal translocating P-type ATPase: MSPAVQTVVLDVEGMKCGGCVRAVERTLLEQPGVQRADVNLVSRAAWLDLSEADGDVDAVLGALASRGFPARERSLEPSSARLATGASGLTWWQQWRQLMVALTLLLLSVLGHLSEAGHLSLPLIGSLPFHAALATVALLGPGRPILLGGFAAARAAAPSMDTLVGLGVGSAYLASLVALIWPQVGWPCFFNEPVMLLGFVLLGRFLEERARFRTGQALHQLAQLQPDTARLVLPDGAIRDVRVGALRPGERLQLLAGDRVPVDGVVVEGYSAVDASSLTGEPLPWQAEPGLELSAGSLNLDAPLVLEVTRVGAETALARIIRLVEQAQARRAPIQGLADRVAGRFCYGVIALALATFLFWWLFGASQWPQVMQASAPGMPQGHLMTSGHAMHHGGLGSGATSPVGLALQLSIAVLVVACPCALGLATPTVITVATGLAAQRGWLFRGGDVIETAAGLDHVVFDKTGTLTLGRPLVTSVWAKDAALLLQLAASLEQSSRHPLAHALLQEAQRRDLTLLEPVQVTTVSGQGLVGEVEGWPQPIRVGRPDWLGSFGVALSDEARTWLAQADGSVVAVAHGSALLGLVQIEDQLRADVVPALERLRQQGLALAIFSGDREPAVRALGQQLGFEAADLGWQMLPEQKLQRLEELRQRGRVAMVGDGINDAPALAAADLGIAIGTGTQIAQDTAGMVLMGDRLDNLPEALTLARRTLAKVRQNLFWAFGYNLIALPLAAGALLPSQGVLLSPPLAALLMAISSITVVLNALLLRVA; this comes from the coding sequence GTGAGTCCTGCGGTTCAGACCGTCGTCCTCGATGTGGAGGGGATGAAATGCGGAGGCTGTGTACGAGCCGTGGAGCGCACCTTGCTCGAGCAGCCGGGGGTGCAGCGCGCTGATGTGAACCTGGTGAGCCGTGCGGCATGGCTAGATCTCAGCGAAGCCGATGGCGATGTCGACGCCGTACTCGGGGCCTTGGCCAGTCGTGGATTTCCGGCCCGTGAACGCTCCCTGGAGCCATCGTCCGCTCGGCTTGCGACTGGAGCTTCCGGATTGACCTGGTGGCAGCAGTGGCGCCAACTTATGGTGGCCCTCACACTGCTGCTGCTGTCGGTGCTTGGTCACCTCAGCGAGGCCGGCCATCTGTCGTTGCCCCTGATCGGCAGCCTGCCGTTCCATGCCGCGCTGGCCACCGTGGCCTTGCTGGGTCCCGGTCGGCCGATTCTGCTGGGTGGATTCGCGGCTGCCCGGGCGGCTGCGCCAAGCATGGACACCCTGGTGGGTCTGGGGGTCGGCAGCGCCTATCTGGCCAGTCTTGTGGCACTGATCTGGCCCCAGGTGGGCTGGCCCTGTTTTTTCAACGAGCCGGTGATGCTGCTGGGTTTCGTGTTGCTTGGGCGCTTCCTGGAGGAACGGGCCCGCTTCCGCACCGGTCAGGCGCTGCATCAGTTGGCCCAGCTGCAACCCGATACGGCCCGTCTGGTACTGCCGGATGGCGCCATCCGGGATGTTCGGGTCGGGGCCTTGCGCCCCGGGGAGCGGCTGCAGCTGCTGGCGGGGGACCGTGTGCCCGTGGATGGTGTTGTGGTGGAGGGGTATTCGGCGGTGGATGCCTCCAGCCTCACCGGTGAACCGCTGCCCTGGCAGGCAGAACCCGGACTTGAGCTGTCCGCCGGCAGCCTCAACCTCGATGCACCGCTCGTGCTGGAGGTCACGCGGGTTGGAGCGGAAACGGCGCTGGCGCGTATCATACGCCTGGTGGAGCAGGCCCAGGCGCGTCGGGCCCCGATTCAGGGGCTGGCGGATCGCGTAGCCGGACGCTTCTGCTACGGCGTGATCGCTCTTGCCCTGGCCACCTTCCTGTTCTGGTGGCTGTTCGGCGCTTCTCAATGGCCTCAGGTGATGCAGGCGTCAGCACCTGGCATGCCCCAGGGGCATCTGATGACCAGTGGCCATGCGATGCATCACGGCGGCCTCGGCAGTGGTGCCACCTCCCCGGTCGGGTTGGCGTTGCAGTTGTCGATCGCTGTGCTGGTGGTGGCCTGTCCCTGTGCCCTTGGTCTGGCCACCCCCACCGTGATCACCGTGGCCACTGGTCTGGCAGCGCAGCGGGGCTGGTTGTTCCGCGGCGGCGATGTGATCGAAACCGCCGCCGGCCTCGATCACGTTGTGTTCGACAAGACCGGCACCCTCACCCTCGGACGCCCGCTGGTGACCAGCGTGTGGGCCAAGGACGCGGCTCTGCTGCTGCAGCTGGCCGCAAGCCTCGAGCAGAGCAGTCGTCACCCCCTGGCCCATGCCCTGCTGCAGGAGGCGCAGCGACGGGACCTGACCCTGCTGGAACCAGTGCAGGTCACCACCGTGTCCGGGCAGGGTCTGGTGGGCGAGGTGGAGGGTTGGCCTCAACCGATCCGGGTGGGACGTCCCGATTGGCTGGGTTCATTCGGCGTTGCCCTCAGCGATGAAGCCAGGACCTGGCTTGCTCAGGCCGATGGCTCCGTGGTGGCGGTGGCCCATGGCAGTGCGTTGCTGGGATTGGTTCAGATCGAAGACCAGCTGCGTGCCGATGTGGTGCCGGCGCTGGAACGCTTGCGTCAGCAGGGCCTTGCCCTGGCGATCTTCAGCGGTGACCGCGAGCCGGCCGTGCGTGCCTTGGGTCAGCAGCTGGGCTTTGAGGCGGCTGATCTGGGCTGGCAGATGCTGCCGGAGCAGAAACTGCAGCGTCTGGAGGAGCTGCGCCAACGGGGGCGGGTCGCCATGGTGGGAGATGGCATCAACGATGCGCCGGCTTTGGCCGCGGCTGATCTGGGCATCGCCATCGGCACCGGCACACAGATCGCCCAGGACACCGCCGGCATGGTGTTGATGGGAGATCGTCTGGACAACCTGCCGGAAGCGTTGACCCTAGCCCGCCGCACCCTGGCCAAGGTTCGGCAGAACCTGTTCTGGGCATTCGGTTACAACCTGATCGCCCTGCCCCTTGCCGCCGGTGCCCTGCTGCCGAGTCAGGGGGTGCTGCTGTCCCCGCCCCTGGCGGCCTTGCTGATGGCCATCAGTTCGATCACGGTGGTGCTCAATGCCCTGCTGCTGCGGGTGGCATGA
- a CDS encoding photosystem I assembly protein Ycf3 produces the protein MPRSNRNDNFIDKSFTVMADLIVKLLPINARSKEAYVYYRDGLSAQNDGDYAEALENYDEALKLEDNPTDRGETLKNMAIIYMSNGEEERAIETYRRALDENSNQPSCLKNMGLIFEKWGRIAEEDGRQDDADRWFDQAAEAWTQAVRLNPGGYLDIENWLKSTGRSNVDVYF, from the coding sequence GTGCCCCGCAGTAATCGCAACGACAACTTCATCGACAAAAGCTTCACGGTGATGGCGGACCTGATCGTCAAGCTGTTGCCGATCAACGCCCGATCCAAGGAGGCATATGTCTATTACCGCGATGGCCTCTCCGCTCAGAATGATGGCGACTACGCCGAAGCGCTGGAGAACTACGACGAGGCGCTGAAACTCGAGGACAACCCCACCGACCGTGGGGAGACCCTCAAGAACATGGCGATCATCTACATGTCCAACGGCGAGGAGGAGCGGGCGATTGAGACGTACCGCAGAGCCCTGGACGAAAACTCCAACCAGCCGTCATGCCTCAAGAACATGGGGCTGATCTTTGAGAAATGGGGGCGGATCGCCGAAGAAGACGGCCGCCAGGATGACGCCGATCGCTGGTTTGACCAGGCCGCCGAGGCCTGGACCCAGGCGGTGCGCCTCAACCCCGGTGGCTATCTGGACATCGAGAACTGGTTGAAATCCACCGGGCGCAGCAACGTCGACGTCTACTTCTGA
- a CDS encoding DNA polymerase III subunit delta': MTNLFEDLIGQPLAVDLLKAALNRQRLAPAYLFAGPDGVGRRLAAVRFLEGVLGAGQQAERQRRRLEERNHPDLLWVEPTFQHQGRLLTREEAEEAGITRRTPPQLRLEQVRSISRFLARQPVEAERGMVVIEAVEAMPEAAANALLKTLEEPGHGLLILLSAAPERLLSTIRSRCQLIRFLRLAQADLNRVLEGCGAVAEHDPPELLAMAAGSPGALLEHRRQRAGLPEELTGRLASMRDQPMEALALARDVCEALDGEQQLWLINWWQQQLWARGAGDRPLQRLETLRRQLLSFVQPRLAWEVALLELTTGK, encoded by the coding sequence ATGACCAATCTTTTCGAGGACCTGATCGGTCAACCCTTGGCGGTGGATCTGCTGAAAGCCGCGTTGAACCGGCAGCGCCTGGCACCGGCTTATCTGTTCGCCGGCCCTGATGGTGTGGGCCGTCGGCTGGCAGCCGTGCGATTTCTGGAGGGTGTGCTGGGGGCGGGGCAACAAGCGGAGCGGCAGCGACGGCGGCTGGAGGAGCGCAACCATCCCGACCTGCTCTGGGTTGAGCCGACGTTTCAGCACCAGGGTCGTCTGCTGACCCGGGAGGAAGCCGAGGAGGCCGGGATCACCCGCCGCACGCCGCCTCAGCTACGGCTGGAGCAGGTCCGCTCGATCAGCCGCTTCCTGGCCCGTCAACCGGTGGAGGCTGAACGGGGCATGGTGGTGATCGAAGCGGTGGAGGCGATGCCGGAGGCCGCGGCCAATGCTCTGCTGAAGACCCTGGAGGAGCCAGGACACGGGCTGTTGATTCTGCTTTCGGCTGCGCCGGAGCGGTTGCTGAGCACGATCCGCTCACGATGTCAGCTGATTCGCTTCCTGCGGCTGGCCCAGGCGGATCTGAATCGTGTGCTGGAGGGTTGTGGAGCGGTTGCTGAGCACGATCCGCCGGAGCTGCTGGCCATGGCGGCTGGTTCACCGGGTGCTCTGCTGGAGCATCGGCGCCAGCGGGCAGGCTTGCCCGAGGAGCTCACGGGGCGATTGGCATCTATGCGGGATCAACCCATGGAAGCCTTGGCTCTCGCCCGGGATGTGTGTGAAGCCCTCGATGGTGAGCAACAGCTGTGGTTAATCAACTGGTGGCAGCAGCAGCTGTGGGCCCGTGGTGCCGGTGATCGACCGTTGCAACGCCTGGAAACACTGCGGCGCCAATTGCTGTCTTTCGTTCAGCCACGCCTCGCCTGGGAGGTGGCGTTGCTGGAGCTGACAACCGGTAAGTAA
- the tmk gene encoding dTMP kinase, producing MSGRFIVLDGIDGCGKSTQLDHLLGWLPGSGLMPAGAELISTREPGGTPLGRSVRELLLHTRAEQAPAPTAELLLYAADRAQHVERLILPTLERGDWVISDRFSGSTMAYQGYGRGLDRQLIDQLERIATAGVQPDLTLWLTLPLEESLRRRQGDQADRIEAEGQVFLQRVIDGFAAIAEQRQWSAIAADRPPEAVSRALERELMDRLG from the coding sequence ATGAGCGGTCGCTTCATTGTTCTCGACGGGATTGATGGCTGCGGCAAGTCAACGCAGCTCGATCATCTTTTGGGCTGGCTGCCGGGCAGCGGACTGATGCCGGCAGGGGCCGAGCTTATCAGCACCAGGGAACCGGGGGGGACGCCGCTGGGCCGTTCCGTGCGCGAGCTTCTTCTGCACACACGGGCGGAGCAGGCTCCGGCGCCAACGGCGGAATTGTTGCTCTACGCAGCGGATCGCGCCCAACACGTGGAGCGGCTGATCCTCCCAACCCTGGAACGGGGCGATTGGGTGATCAGCGATCGATTCTCCGGCTCGACCATGGCGTATCAGGGCTATGGCCGGGGCTTGGATCGCCAGCTCATCGATCAGCTGGAACGGATCGCCACCGCGGGTGTGCAACCGGATCTCACCCTGTGGTTGACCCTGCCGCTGGAGGAGAGTCTGCGGCGCCGGCAGGGTGATCAGGCCGACCGCATCGAAGCAGAGGGGCAGGTCTTTCTGCAGCGCGTCATTGACGGGTTTGCGGCCATTGCCGAGCAGCGGCAGTGGTCGGCCATTGCGGCGGATCGTCCGCCGGAGGCCGTGAGCCGCGCCTTGGAACGGGAACTGATGGACCGCCTGGGATGA